GTATTTCTTCAAGAGGCCGAGGGCAAAGACCGTGTGCCAGTCGTGGGCGTGGATTACGTCCGGCTTGAAGGTTTCAATAAGCTCGTTCATCAGCCCGACGCTCGCTTTTCCGAAGAGAACGGCCTTTCTGAGGAGCGTCTCCCAATCGGGGTAAACGTCGGTATCGAGGACGTCCCCGGAGAGGGCATAGACGGTTACGCCGTTCTGCTCTCTCTTCCTCGCCGTTATGCTCACCTCCCTCCCCTCAAAGATTATTCCGAAGGAGTGGGCCGGTTTGCCCAATCCCCTGCCGTGGTCGGGGGTGAAAACGAGAACCTCGTTGCCAAGCTTGGCCAACCCCTCGGCCATGCTCGTTATGGCCTCCGCCAGGCCCCCCACCTTGACCGGGAGGTACTCGAACCCCAAAATCAGAATCTTCATTGTCATCACCCGATTTAGAGATCAAGCGGTATCAAGACGGAAAAGAAAAGTTCACTCAAGGAGAATGAACTTCTCCCCCTCGACGTCCTCAAAGTAGCTGCCGATTCCCCCGACCTTCCATTCCCTTCCGTCGGCTCGGACTGTTATGTTCGCGGTCAGTGGGGTGTATTCGTACTCGGTTACCTTTCCATCGAGGGTTACCGGCTCCTTGGTATCCACGAGCCTGCCAACGACCTCTATCCTTCTGGGAAGCTCGACGTACTTGAGGAGGGTGATGAGGGTTCTTATGTTCACGAGGGAGAGGGGCTTTGGAACTGCTGAGTAGCTTAAAGGCTTGATGACCTCGCTGTTGTCGAGGTATATCGTGTAAAACCAGTGCATGTAGTTTTGGATAATCTTTGGGCTTTTGGCCCAGAAGGAGTAAAACTTCTCCCTCCTCTTGTCCTTCGGCAGGGCACCGAAGAAGAGGGCGTAGTCGATGTCGCCGATTATCCAGCTTGCCATGAGCCAGGGCGCACCTCCACTCCTCGCGAGCATTATGTTGTCACCCTTGAGCCAGTCGGGAATCTCGTCGAAGTTGCTGATTATGACGAAGATTATGTCCTTCCTGGCCCTTATCTCGCTCTTGAGGAGCTGGAGGAACTCAAAAGGCGTGTTGATAAGAACCTCGTGCTTGGCGGTCCTTATGACATATTCAGCCCTTTCCACGGTGTTCTCAAAGCCCTGTATGGTCCATATCTCCGGTAAATCCTCACCGTGAACCTCGCGGTAGAGCTCGAGGAAGGCCACCTTGAGGTTCTCGATGTCCTCTATGAAGTCCTCCTTTATCTTCTCCAGAACGACCTCGGGATTGACGGGCTTGTAGAGCCTCGGAGAGCCCTGCATCACATCGACGAAACCCTTTCTGTGGAGCGAGCTGAGGACGTCGTACACCCTAGTGTGGGGAATGCCGCTCTCCTTCGTTATGTCCGTGGCCTTGCTAGGGCCGAGCTTGAGGAGAGTGATGTAGGCTAAGCTCTCATACTTGGTCAGACCGAGCTTCTGGAGCTTCTCAACGATTTCCTCTTCGTGCATGCCAAAACCCCCAACCTTTTAAGTTTCACTCGCGCGAGTTTATTCATCAGTAGTGATACCTGGTGGTGAAGGTGTATAAAATTTTCGGGTTCGAACCGGACTGGAGGTTCGGAAGGGTTGCCAGGGTGGAGTTCTCGATACCGGCCAGGGGAAAATACGCCTACCTGCTCGGAAACTTCAACGCCTTCAACGAGGGAAGCTTTCGAATGGAGCGGAAGGGGGAGCGGTGGAGAATCACCCTCAGGCTCCCCGAGGGCGTCTGGTACTACGGCTTCTCCGTGGACGGGGAATTTCTCATGGATCCAGAAAACCCCGATGTGGAAACCTACAGGAAACTCTCGTACAAGCTGGAAAAGGAAGCGAGTGTGGCGAGAATAGTAGGGGAAGGTGAGTTCTTCCACAGGCCGAGCGCCACCTACCTCTACTCCATCGCCGGGGGAACCCACGTTCTTCTGAGGGCCCGGAGGGGAAAAACCCGGAAGGTTCGGCTCATTCTCGATGAGAGCGAGGTTCCGATGAAGCGCAAGGCTTTCGACGAGCTCTTCGAGTACTACGAGGCAATCCTGCCGGGGGAAGGGGTCATAAGATACTCCCTCATCGTGGAATCCGAAGGAAAAACCATCGAACTTGGCCCCTTCGAGGCGAAACCTTACAGATACAATGCCCCAGGGTGGATTCACGGGAGGGTTTTCTACCAGATAATGCCCGACAGGTTTGAGCGGGGCCTGCCCGGGACCCCGAGGGGGAGGGCATTTGCCGGGGAGGGGTTCCACGGCGGCGACCTGGCGGGGATAATCAGAAGGCTCGACCACATCGAAAGCCTGGGCGCAAACGCCCTCTACATAACCCCGGTATTCGAGTCCACGACCTACCATCGCTACGACGTTACGGACTACTTCCACATCGATAGAAAGCTCGGGGGAGATGGGACTTTCCTCAAGCTGGCGGGAGAACTCAAAAAGAGGGACATCAAGCTAGTTCTCGACGGCGTCTTCCACCACACGAGCTTCTTCCACCCCTTCTTCCAGGATTTGATAGCCCGGGGGAATGAGAGCGACTACAAAGACTTTTACAGGGTGACCGGCTTCCCCGTGGTTTCAGGTGAGTTCCTGGAGGTTCTCAGGTCAAAGATTTCTCCGAGGGAGAAGCACCGGAGGCTGAAGGAGATAGGGTGGAACTACGAGAGCTTCTACTCCGTCTGGCTGATGCCCAGGTTGAACCACGAGAACCCAGAAGTAAAGAGACTCGTAAAGGACGTCATGATGCATTGGCTTGAAAAGGGTGCGGACGGCTGGAGGCTCGACGTGGCCCACGGCGTTCCGCCGGAGCTCTGGCGGGAGGTGAGGAAAGCCCTCCCAAAAGATGCATACCTCGTCGGGGAGGTCATGGACGACCCGAGGCTCTGGCTCTTTGACAAGTTCCACGGGACGATGAACTACCCCCTCTACGAGCTAATACTGAGGTTCTTCGTCGAGCGGGAGATTGACGCGGGGGAGTTCCTCAACGGTCTGGAGCTTCTGAGCGCTCATCTTGGTCCCGCGGAGTACGCGATGTACAACTTCATCGACAACCACGACACGGAACGCTTCATCGACCTGGTGAACGACGAAAGAAGGTACCTCTGCGCGCTGGCCTTTCTGATGACCTACAAGGGAATCCCCTCGATATTCTACGGCGACGAGATCGGGCTGAGGGGAAAGCTGGAAGGGGGCCTTGACGCCGGAAGGACCCCGATGGAGTGGAACCCGGAAGGGTGGAACGAGAGGATACTCGAGACGACTAGAAAGCTGATAGAGCTAAGGAAGCGCAGCAAAGCCCTCCAGCTCGGAGATTTCATTCCGCTGAGGTTCGAGGGGGACGAAATAATCTACGAGAGGGCTCTTGGGAAAGAGAGGGTGAGGGTGGAGATAAGGTACACAAAAAACCCAGAGGAATGCCGTTTCAAGCTGTTCCTTTCCCATCTTAAACGCAAGTACTGGAAAAATTACTCCCCGAACACCAGCTAGGAAGAGTGTTCCCTAACGCTCCCGGGACGACACAAATTTTCTAGAAGCTCAAAGCTGTGCACGGTCATCAACTCTGAACAGGAGAGCGCAAGATATATATATCACCGACGATGATACTATACCACCCAAAATTGAGGCGGGTGATAAAAGCATGAGGAAAGGTTTGTTTGCCCTGCTTTTGGTCGGGGTTCTGGTTCTCAGCGTCGTGGCCAGCGGCTGCATAAGCGGTGGAAGCGAGAGCCCGAGCACCACCAGCAGTCCGAGCGAGACCACCAGTCCGAGCGAGACGAGCTCCCCGAGTCCAACCGAAACAACGACCACCCCTGAAACCGACTGTGGAAGCGGTGAGGTGGTAATCTGGCACGCGATGCAGCCCAACGAGCTCGAGGTCTTCCAGAGCCTGGCCGAGGAGTACATGGCCATGTGCCCGGACGTCACCATAACCTTCGAGCAGAAGCCGGACCTTGAGAGCGCCCTCAAGGCCGCCATACCCACCGGTCAGGGGCCGGACCTCTTCATCTGGGCTCACGACTGGATAGGCAAGTTCGCGGAGGCCGGCATGCTCGAGCCAATTGACGACTACGTTACCGATGACATACTCAACGGCTTTGCCCCGATGGCCGTCGATGCCATGCAGTACAAGGGCCACTTCTACGCCATGCCCTTCGCCGCCGAGACCGTTGCGCTCATCTACAACAAGGACATGGTGAGCGAGCCGCCCAAGACCTTCGACGAGATGAAGGCCATAATGGAGGAGCACTGGAAACCAGATGAGGAGAAGTATGGAATAGCATATCCGATCGACGCGTACTTCATATCCGCTTGGGCCCACGCCTTCGGCGGCTACTACTTCGACGACGCGACCGAGATGCCCGGTCTCGACCAGCCGGAGACGATAGAGGGCTTTGAGTTCTTCTTCCAGAACATCTGGCCCTACATGGCCCCTAGCCCCGACTACGGCACCCAGCAGAGCATATTCCTTGAGGGCAGGGCGCCGATGATGGTGAACGGTCCATGGAGCATAAGCGACGTCAAGAAAGCCGGAATTGACTTCGGCGTTGTTCCGCTGCCGCCCATAAGCAAGGACGGCAAGGAGTACTGGCCGAGGCCCTACGGTGGAGTCAAGGACATCTACTTCGCGGCAGGTATAAAGAACAAGGACGCCGCCTGGAAGTTCGTCAAGTGGTTCACCACCGACCCAGCCGCGGTTAAGGAGCTCGCTC
This Thermococcus cleftensis DNA region includes the following protein-coding sequences:
- the trmBL1 gene encoding HTH-type sugar sensing transcriptional regulator TrmBL1, which produces MHEEEIVEKLQKLGLTKYESLAYITLLKLGPSKATDITKESGIPHTRVYDVLSSLHRKGFVDVMQGSPRLYKPVNPEVVLEKIKEDFIEDIENLKVAFLELYREVHGEDLPEIWTIQGFENTVERAEYVIRTAKHEVLINTPFEFLQLLKSEIRARKDIIFVIISNFDEIPDWLKGDNIMLARSGGAPWLMASWIIGDIDYALFFGALPKDKRREKFYSFWAKSPKIIQNYMHWFYTIYLDNSEVIKPLSYSAVPKPLSLVNIRTLITLLKYVELPRRIEVVGRLVDTKEPVTLDGKVTEYEYTPLTANITVRADGREWKVGGIGSYFEDVEGEKFILLE
- a CDS encoding alpha amylase N-terminal ig-like domain-containing protein, which translates into the protein MYKIFGFEPDWRFGRVARVEFSIPARGKYAYLLGNFNAFNEGSFRMERKGERWRITLRLPEGVWYYGFSVDGEFLMDPENPDVETYRKLSYKLEKEASVARIVGEGEFFHRPSATYLYSIAGGTHVLLRARRGKTRKVRLILDESEVPMKRKAFDELFEYYEAILPGEGVIRYSLIVESEGKTIELGPFEAKPYRYNAPGWIHGRVFYQIMPDRFERGLPGTPRGRAFAGEGFHGGDLAGIIRRLDHIESLGANALYITPVFESTTYHRYDVTDYFHIDRKLGGDGTFLKLAGELKKRDIKLVLDGVFHHTSFFHPFFQDLIARGNESDYKDFYRVTGFPVVSGEFLEVLRSKISPREKHRRLKEIGWNYESFYSVWLMPRLNHENPEVKRLVKDVMMHWLEKGADGWRLDVAHGVPPELWREVRKALPKDAYLVGEVMDDPRLWLFDKFHGTMNYPLYELILRFFVEREIDAGEFLNGLELLSAHLGPAEYAMYNFIDNHDTERFIDLVNDERRYLCALAFLMTYKGIPSIFYGDEIGLRGKLEGGLDAGRTPMEWNPEGWNERILETTRKLIELRKRSKALQLGDFIPLRFEGDEIIYERALGKERVRVEIRYTKNPEECRFKLFLSHLKRKYWKNYSPNTS
- a CDS encoding extracellular solute-binding protein; translation: MRKGLFALLLVGVLVLSVVASGCISGGSESPSTTSSPSETTSPSETSSPSPTETTTTPETDCGSGEVVIWHAMQPNELEVFQSLAEEYMAMCPDVTITFEQKPDLESALKAAIPTGQGPDLFIWAHDWIGKFAEAGMLEPIDDYVTDDILNGFAPMAVDAMQYKGHFYAMPFAAETVALIYNKDMVSEPPKTFDEMKAIMEEHWKPDEEKYGIAYPIDAYFISAWAHAFGGYYFDDATEMPGLDQPETIEGFEFFFQNIWPYMAPSPDYGTQQSIFLEGRAPMMVNGPWSISDVKKAGIDFGVVPLPPISKDGKEYWPRPYGGVKDIYFAAGIKNKDAAWKFVKWFTTDPAAVKELALQLGYIPVLKEVLNDPEIQNDPVIYGFGQAVQHAYLMPKSPKMGAVWGGVANAINEILQDPENADIPAILKKYQQEILDNMNG